A region of the Candidatus Dojkabacteria bacterium genome:
TCGATTCTTTAACACACAGGCACAAAACAAGCGTGAAACTCCAAAAACGTTGCGTGATCTTGAAAAGAATCCTCAACTTGCCGATGCCCTTCGTGAACTTGGGCTTACTCCTGCCGAACAAGCTCGAATCATTAAAGAGAACGAAACAAGCTTGCTTGGACGTTTAATTAGTGGTAGCAAAGAGGCATTTCAAAAATTGGTTCGCGGTGGTGCATTTGCACTTGCTACAGCCGCAGTAATGACAACCATTGGAGCTACATTAGGAGCTCCGGTCGCTACTGGGCTTGCCGTAGTTATGGGTATTTACGCGGCGTTTAACGTATTACGAGGTGGTTCGGATACAATCGTTGGATTTGTAAGATCAGGTGCGGAACTACTTAACGCATGGATTCATGGCGAAGATAAAGATAGACTTGCCGAAAAGCAGCAAAGATTTAAAGTTGCACTAAAGCGACTTGGTGCATTTGCACTTGGAGCTGCCGGTGGTGCTGCAATGGTTGTTGGTTTTGGAAATTTTGCGGGCGTAATTGCGTCATTATTAATGATTCCTGCCGAAAAGGTATCAGAGGTTACCAGGCTTATGGAAAACAAATCTAGAGTCAAGAAATTAATGCAAGAGATTGCCGATGGTACTATTGCTGGCCTTTCCGAAGAAGAAAAAGCTGCCAGGAGAGCCGAATTCAGAAAATGGATTGAAAAGGAAGATAGGGCTAAGAATTTCTGGACCGCACTCGTATCCGGTGTCGTAACTGGTGCTGCGGCCGCAGGCTTATGGGTTCCTAAGCAGTATCAAAATCTTGGAGGTAAGGCTATTCAAAGAATTCGCGCAAGTAGAATGACTGGTCCTACTGGTATTATTGGTGGACCTGGTCCAAGCGTTACTCCACCCGCTGGTCCCCAAACTCCACCTGCTGGCGGAACTGTTACGGGTGACATTATCGTTGAGCAGGGTGGTAATCATGGAACCAGACTTGTTCCATTTGAGGCAGATGCTAATGGATATAAGGTAACGTTGGGTCAAGGAGATAGTGCGGGCGTAGGATTTAAAGCACTTTTTGAGGCACGTAAGGGTGCTGATATCCCGGATTTATGGCCAGATCTGGCGGCCCAGGGCAATCCGTTTGCACAGTTTGTGGCAAAACACTTGTATAATCCTACAGGTGCTGTTATACAGAGGAATGTATTCATAGACTTCCTTCGTAACAGAGGGGTAGCCGACCCTGTGGCGTTTATTAATGGAATTGATCAAAAGACGCTGGATGTTTTGTTGCGTACTCCTGGTACTGGTAGGGTAGTTGCAGGAGATGTACTAAAGTTGACCAATGAACAAGCACGCGTGCTTTTTGACTAATACGAATCTAAATTAACTGCCCACTAAAAATGGACTTAAACGACTATAGTAGTAAGTTGCAGGCTCTTACCGGCGTTGCAATGACCGACGAAGAAAAGGAATCAATTACGGCGCTTGCCAAAACTGTTGTTCCCATGCAAACAGATACCGACAGATTAGAGATTTTATTAAAGGAAAAGGGTTTAAACGCTGAAGAGGTAGAAGCAATTATCGAGCAAGCAAAGGCACTTTTAGGCCTTTGGCTTTTGCGATACATTTTCGACAATACTACAGAGGACGAGCGCAAAAATATTGAAATTGCTGCCGAAAGTCTCTCTCCAACCCAAACCAACGAACTAATGGATGTTTTAATGGAAAAAAAGATAGGTAAGTCAATGGCTGATTTGTCCGACGAGTTGTGGGCGCAGGTAGTTGACGCCTTTGTTGAAGATATCGAGACAATCATAAATGACAGTAAGAGGTAGGTGATAAATAACACCGATAGGTGTCGTAGAGACATGTTTACAACTTGTCCCTATGTATTATTATCGTACAATTGAAAAGGTATCTTGTATCCTGTATAATACGCGCATGAAAATTTGGCAACAAATAGTAACATATCTGACTGAAATTGATCCCAGCGGTTCAATTACCGCAACAGATACTAAGTCCGTGGTAACTTTGATCGTGAACATAAGTATCGGGGTTGGCGGGGGAATCGCGACTTTACTTATTATCATCGGCGGTATCCAAATGCTTGGCAGCGGCGGTGATCCGGGCAAGGTTAAAGAAGGCCAGGAAATGATTGTAAACGCATTAATGGGTTTGGCTCTTATTTTACTTGCTGTAATGGTTGTTCGAACTTTAGGATTTGATGTACTTCGTATCCCGGGCTTTACCATGTAGTTAAGTGTTGACATTGCATAATTACTCTGATAAAATACCCCTTGCAGTCTATATCAAATTCGGGAGATATCACTAAAAAATGGTAGATCTATTACTAGATAAGCTTTTTTGTATGTATAGTTTTTGTTCGCCTATTAATCGTTTCGCGTCATAAATTAACCTTGATCTAACTCATGTCGCCTAAGACACCTTTCGCATGGGGTAATTATAAGAGAAGAGGTAAAGTTGAACGAGTGAATCTTGGTTTCGTAAAAAGAATCTCTGATCCACCTTCACTTTTAGTTGCTCAGTTTAACTCCTTTGAGTGGTTTAAGCAAGAAGGAATTGACCAACTTTTCTCTTTAGTTAATCCAATTACTGACCCAACCGGGTCAAAATGGGAAGTTAAATTCCTGGATTTTCGATTTGGTGAACCGAACCGAACCGAAGATGAAGCTCTTCTTCGGGAATTAAGCTATGATGCTCCGGTTTATTCAACAATTAGACTTACAAACAAGCGTACGGGCATTGTAAAAGAAAAAGAAATTTTTCTTCTAGATTTCCCCGTAATCACTCAAAATGGCGGATTCGTTCACAATGGTGTTTCTCGAGCTGTTATTCATCAATTGATAAGAGCCGAGGGCGTTTCTTTTATGGAGGCTAAAAACAGTACTCACGATAGGGCTTTGTATATGGCGAAATTAAGACCGCAGAGAGGTTCTTGGATCGAGTTTGTTGTAAATAGACAAGGTGTTATTTTTATAAAACTTATGCAGGGCAACGTAAGAATTCCTCTTACAATGCTTTTAAAGGCACTCGGTCGTGGTTCTAATAGTGAACTGCTCGAACTTTTTGCCGATGTTGATATAGGTGAAATAAAATACATTGAATCTTGTCTAAAGTATGACCTTACTGTAGGGCAGGAAGATGCCGCATTAACCATTTATCGAATGCTTCGTTCAGACGAAACGGTTGGCGTGCAAACCGCAATCCGTTACATCCGCGGGCTTTTCTTTGATTCCAGAAAGTTTTACTTGGGCCGAGTGGGTAGGTATCAAATGTGTAAAAAGTTTGGGAAAAAGCTTGTTGAAAAAGAAAAGTTTTACAAATTAACTGTTGACGATATTATCGATATTTCAAAACGTCTTATTGAAATTAATAACGGTAATGCTCCGATTGACGATATTGACGCACTTACAAATAGAAGGATCCGAAGTGTAGGTGAGCTTTTTGTAAGTCAGCTCGAACAAGGCGTTTTGCGAATGGAGAAGAATATTCGTGACCGACTTAGTATGTATGGTGACGACGCAAAAATTAATCCTAAGCAGGTTGTTAATGCAAAGCCATTAAGATCAGTTGTTGATATGTTTTTAGGAACAAATAGTCTTTCAAGGTTTATGGATCAGGAAAATATATTAGCCGAACTCGAAAACAAGCGACGTGTTACTGCAAGTGGACAGGGTGGCGTAAGTAGCGATAGAGCCACGTTTTCAATTCGAGATATCCATTTTTCACAATATGGTCGAATGTGTCCCGTAAAAACTCCTGAAAAAATGAACATTGGTGTTGTTACTCACCTCGGATTGTACTCAAGAATAAATGACTATGGGTTTATTGAGGTCATGTACAGAGTAGTAAAATCATCACTTAGTGTTGGTAAAGACAGCATCTTAAATAGAATCCCAAGGGAAGACATAAAAGCCGGTTCTAAAATCCTTATAAAAGCAGGTGAACTAATTACAAACGAAATAGTAAAGTCTGTTGAAAAGGAATTAAAAGGTAAAGATCTTTTAGTCAGACCTTTTATTACGAATAAAATAATATGGGTCGACCCGTATCAGGAATTAGAATTGGTTTCTGCGCCTTCAACTGTTGAGCAGGACGAACACGGAAATATTCTTGCCGAAATAATCCCGGCTCGAAACAAAGGCACCTTTGGAAACGTATATGCTAACGAGCTTAATATTGTTGATGTTTCGCCGAGCCAGGTTGGAAGTGCAAGCTTGGCCCTTATTCCTTTTGCCGGAAATACCGACTCTGCCAGGCTTCTAATGGGTACCAACATGACAAACCAGGCCGTTCCTTTGGTTACGCCTGAGGCACCTATTGTTGGTACAGGTTTCGAGAGGTTTGTTGCGAAGGAATCCGGGTGGGGAATTTATGCCGATTTTGACGGCGAAATTACTTACGTAGATGCAGAAACAATTGAACTTTCCGTGAAAGGACGCCAAAAGCAAAAATATAAGCTAACTCGATTTAAACAGTCTAATCAAAACACTTCATTTACACAGCTTTCCAAGGTTTCAGTCGGAGATAAAGTTAAAAAGGGTGATCTTTTGGCCGATGGACCATCTATGGCTAACGGTGAATTGTCAATAGGTCGAAATCTTTTGGTTGCTTACATGTTTATGGATGGGTTTAATTTCGAAGATGGATTTGTAATATCTGACAGGCTTGTTAAACATGACCTTTTAACATCGGTTCATGTTAGTACTCATAGTGTTGATGTTCGTGAGACCAAGTTGGGACCGGAGGTTATAACTCGAGATATTCCAGGTGTTTCCGAACGAGCTCTAAGACATTTGGATGATAATGGAATTGTACGGGTTGGTGCAAATGTTACCGGTGGTGATGTTTTGGTAGGAATAATTGCACCTAAGGGTGAACATGAACTTTCGGCGGAAGAAAAACTTTTACGTGCAATCTTTGGTGAACCTTCACGAGAAGTGGCCGATAACTCGCTTAGAGTTCCCTATGGAGAAGACG
Encoded here:
- a CDS encoding DNA-directed RNA polymerase subunit beta, which gives rise to MSPKTPFAWGNYKRRGKVERVNLGFVKRISDPPSLLVAQFNSFEWFKQEGIDQLFSLVNPITDPTGSKWEVKFLDFRFGEPNRTEDEALLRELSYDAPVYSTIRLTNKRTGIVKEKEIFLLDFPVITQNGGFVHNGVSRAVIHQLIRAEGVSFMEAKNSTHDRALYMAKLRPQRGSWIEFVVNRQGVIFIKLMQGNVRIPLTMLLKALGRGSNSELLELFADVDIGEIKYIESCLKYDLTVGQEDAALTIYRMLRSDETVGVQTAIRYIRGLFFDSRKFYLGRVGRYQMCKKFGKKLVEKEKFYKLTVDDIIDISKRLIEINNGNAPIDDIDALTNRRIRSVGELFVSQLEQGVLRMEKNIRDRLSMYGDDAKINPKQVVNAKPLRSVVDMFLGTNSLSRFMDQENILAELENKRRVTASGQGGVSSDRATFSIRDIHFSQYGRMCPVKTPEKMNIGVVTHLGLYSRINDYGFIEVMYRVVKSSLSVGKDSILNRIPREDIKAGSKILIKAGELITNEIVKSVEKELKGKDLLVRPFITNKIIWVDPYQELELVSAPSTVEQDEHGNILAEIIPARNKGTFGNVYANELNIVDVSPSQVGSASLALIPFAGNTDSARLLMGTNMTNQAVPLVTPEAPIVGTGFERFVAKESGWGIYADFDGEITYVDAETIELSVKGRQKQKYKLTRFKQSNQNTSFTQLSKVSVGDKVKKGDLLADGPSMANGELSIGRNLLVAYMFMDGFNFEDGFVISDRLVKHDLLTSVHVSTHSVDVRETKLGPEVITRDIPGVSERALRHLDDNGIVRVGANVTGGDVLVGIIAPKGEHELSAEEKLLRAIFGEPSREVADNSLRVPYGEDGVVTKVHILSSEKGDRLNAGVIKQVKVWIASTKKVSFGDKLAGRYGDKGTVTKILPAEDMPYIEGGRTVDVVLNPLVIKRMNLGQILETYFSNVAYSAGVNVAMPSFEDYDKEWFNGKIKELGLSDTNKVNMYDGRTGEKFDQQVAVGWRYLMRLKHIASEKIHARSTGPYTMVTQQPLAGRSHRGGQRFGEMEVWALEAYGAAHTLQEMLTIKSDDVDGRSAAYKAILSGEKVEVVKVPASFSVLVRELNSLGLNVELLRNPKEEWRSEDKPELDTNK